ACAGTACGACAAGGTAACCAGCGCGGTCAAGAAGTATCAATCGCAAACTGAAAAATCATCTGATAAAAATATTAATTTGCTAGTTAAACAAGGCATTATGACTCGCAAAGAAGCTGACGCAGCTATCGCAACGCGAAATAAAGCTGATGCGAAACGGTATACTAATTATCAGAAATCTGTTAGTAAAATGCATAAGATTGACCAAGAAGAGCAATCGAAAATTGCCAACATTCTGCAAGGCGGATATATCAAGCTTAATGGTAAAACGCTCAAGGGCGAAAAGGCATTAGTGGCCATTAAGAAGAAGTATGGCAAAGAACGAAAAGAAGCCGAAAAAGAAGTTGCGACAGATACCGCTAAGATTCTTACGCGTAATAAGGATCGTCAAACTATTATTCTTAGCAAAATTAAAGACGCGCACAGCAAAGCGTCTCTTGCTCAAATTAAAGATAGCAAGAAAGCCCTTGATGAGATTACGAAAACTTCTAATGAGCAGTACAAGAAAAAGAAGAAATCGGCTGAAAAAACTCGCGATGCTGTGATTGATGCTGCTGATAAAGAGTACTACGTCAATAAGTCAATCAGCAAAAAGCAACACGATGACGCCGTCGAAAAGGCAAAAGCTAAGTGCAAAGAAACTACCGACGCTGCACAAAAAGAAAAAGATCAAGTTATCACCGAATCGCAAAAAATGTATGAAGAAGTCATCAAGCGATTTAGCGGGATGGTTCGAGATGCAAATACAACATTGCAAATGCTGGATGTTAAGTTCACTGAAGGGTATAAAGCTGTCAACATGGGGCAAGGCCCAAGTGGCAAAGGGGTCACAATGACCCAAGGCAATAAGGGCGATGGTAACCGTTCAACGAATACCATCACCGGGGATGCCTTTGCAACTGGTGGAACTATTAAATCGAATGCACAAGCTATGGTCGGCGAGCTCGGACCTGAGTTAGCGTACAATACACGAACTAATAGAACTCGTCTTCTTGGGAGTAATGGCCCCGAATTAGCTAGCGTGCAGTCCGGCGAACACATCATCAATGCCGCTGATACATCGAAGATGATGAAAGGTGGCATGGGAAGTGGACGCTCATTACCTGGCTTTAATCCCGATTTAGCACCAGGCGGTAAGGGTGTTGGGCTGTTCGCAAAAGGGACTTTGAACAGTGATTTGCAATCGCTTGCTGACGCTGGACAAGGTACGATGGCGCGTAAGTTGCAAGGCATGAAAGACCAAGCTGACAATTTTCCAGAACACACTAAAAAGTCAAACGACGTCGTGTATTCAAGTTTAGCAATTCCGTTCAAGCAGAACGCGCAAGCCAAGGCTGATGAAGCAATCTCACAAGCGGTAGCTCAATATGTGATACCTGATATTGGCGGCGGGGGTGGTAGCGCAGCGTCATGGTCATCAACTATCTCAGCTGTGGCAAAAGCCATGCAAGTTCAATTGTCCAGTGCTGGTTTAGCATCAGTTATCGAACAAATCCAAACCGAATCTGGTGGTAACCAAGCAATTAAGCAACAGGTTAAGGATATAAACTCAGCAAACGGTCATCCAGCGCAAGGGCTATTGCAATACATTCCATCAACATTTAACGCGTACAAAATCAATGGTCGTGGCAATATTTTAAGCGGAGTTGACCAATTGTTTGCGCTTTTTAACGATTCTAATTGGTTTAGAGATATTGCCGGTAAAGGTGGCTGGGGCCCAAGCGGTAAGCGTCGTTTTGATGAAGCGCCTGGGCAATTTAACGCACCCGCAATGGGAGCTGGGGGCGTTGTCGGAACCGCGAAGGCGCTGGGTGAGGATAAGCCGTATAAATGGGCTGCATCCGGACCTGATGCATATGACTGCTCGGGACTAGTTGCCGCTGCATTCAAACAATACGGCGTAAACTTACCGCATAACTCATTTGGACAATGGAATGCTACTCAGCACGTTTCACGAGCTGATGCTAAGCCGGGTGATATTGTCGCATGGGGAAACGCCGGTAAAGGACACGTTGGATTGTATGAAGGTGGTAATAGCTACTACTCAGCATTGAGTCCTAATAGTCGACCAAATATTAAATCGGCATCGCTTACACCAACAGTGAGCGGTTCGAAGTTTCTCGGTTTCGGTCGAGTTCCTGGTTTCGCAAAGGGTGGCCGGCCTAAGACTAACCAAGTTTCGATAGTTGGCGAAAAAGGTCCAGAGTTTTTTGTGCCAGACGTACCGGGGCGCGTTCACAGCAATTCTGAAACGAAGTCATTATTGCGTGACACTCGTAAAAAATCAGGCAAGAACGGAGCAACGTTCTCACCTAATACGACGATTAATGTCTATGCCGGTAAAGATACCGCCGGTTCCGTCGCAAAGGTCGTCAAGCGGGTTCTGAACAATGAAGCAGCACGATTCCGCGAGATGTTTCCGGTAGGAGGTGATTAAATGGGGCAACTTAAATACACAACAACATCTAAGGTGTGCGTAAAAAAAGCAAGATACAAGAAAAATAAAAAAGGCAAATACGTCTTGAAAAAAGGCAAAAAGATTCTAATTAGCAAAGCTGTTTATAAGAATCAGAAAAAAACGCATAAGATTCCATTTTTTGCGTTGCAAGAATCGATAAACGAACCGAATGACTCAACGTCCCATTCGGTTGATTTTGGTAGTCCGATTACCGATCACATCAAAGAAGGTGACCAAACAATTAGTTTGAGTGGCCTTTTTCGTGATGGGCATTCAAAAGAGTTTAAGACCGCTCGTGACCAATACACGAAGTTGAAAGCTTTGAAGAATAAGGGGACGGTCTTTCAATGGCGCGGGCGGATTAAGCGTTCGAGTTTTATTATTACTAATCTGACTCGTAGCTATGAGAAGCTCGCGCCAGGAAAAATCGAAGCACAAGTTGAATTGAAACATATTCGGCGTGTGAAACTGATTTGGAAATCTAAAAAGAAGAAAAATTCAGGTAAGAAACAATCAAGTGGCGGCAAGAATGGTGCGGCTGTCTATGTGACTGTTAAGAAGGGAAATACTTACCAGGGCTGGGCGCTAAAGTATGGAACTTCGCTTAAACAATTACGCGCATGGAACAAATGGAAAGATAACGCTATTCCAGTAGGAAAACGTGCCAGGGTCAAATAAGGAGGATTATCATGACGATTCGAAATTACATCCCGATTGACAAGGATAATCTTCCCGAAAGATTTGAATTCGATTTTGGGGAAGAGACATTTATTTTTGAATTTAAGTTTAATGAGCGAATGGGATATTTCACAGCATCTGTTTTTGATGAAGATGAGGATGCCATCGTTGTTGGTGAAAAGCTTATTTATGGCGAGCCACTTTGGAATGATTTGAATAATGAATTGCTTCCAATTGTTAGCATTGTACCCTTTGATGAATCGGGCAATGAGACTGAAATCACGTTCGATAATTTTGGTGAAACTGTATTCTTATTCATAGATGACATCGCGTTGGATGGTGAAGATGACGGAGGTGTTGCAGATGGCGACTAACGTGTATCTCTACCAACCTATGTACAAGCTGACCATTATTAATAACAAGGGTGCGAAGATGGTTATTGAAACTTTGCATATAGAATTTAATTCCCCTTTTACGTCCGACAGTGATCCGTCAACAACCACTATCGCAATCACTAATTTGTCTAAAAAACATCAAGTGCGAATCAAGCGTGGTATGCACGTCATTCTTGAAGCCGGATATAAAGGTGATGTTGGTGTAATCACTGAAGGTAATATCTCATCGATACCACCAAAGTTAGACGACGGCATTGATCGAGTGTTCACGATTACGGTGCTTGAGGGTGCCGACTACAGCAAGAAGAAAAATGTGAACATTACGTTCAAGAAGAAAGCTAATGCCAGTACGATTATTAATCGGATTGCTAAGAAGGCTGGGATTCCGGTTGGTAAATTTAAACTAGCAATCGATAAGAGTTACGAGGCTGGATACGCCGCTGATGGTTCACCGATAGAAATCATTGGTGAGATTGTAGAAAACTGCGAAAGTAAAATGTTTTACGATCGTGGAAAGTTGAAAATTGGCTTGCCGACTGACTTCAAATCCTCGAGATTGGTATTGTCGCAAGAAGGTGGCTTGATAGATGAGCCTCAACAGATGGAATACGGCGATGTAACAGGATGGTCAATGACATCTTTGTTTAATCATCGTTTAACGACGAATGCGGTAATTAATATCGAGTCAAATTTTGTAAACGGAAAATATCATATTGTCAGTGGTGAACATGCATTCAATGGATTGGAGTTCACTACGATGATTGAAGTTGTTTCTCAAACTAGGCTAGAGGTGCAGTTAAAGAAAGCGAAAGCAGCGTATCGTCGTGAACAAATAAAGGCTGCAAGAGCTAGGGCTCGAGAAAATGCAGAAAAAGATGTTCCGAAAACAACTGTTAAAAAGAAGCCTAAAGACAAGACTATAAACTCAGTCACAAAACACTCAACAGTGAAAAATCCGGATGGGTCAACAACTAGAACGACCGTCACTACGACGGTTAGAAAAGACACTAAAGGCAAGAAGACTACAACGGTTACAACTACGGTAACCACAAAATTTAAAGACGGTTCGACAACGAGTATAACTAAGAAGAAAGTGAGCTAAAAGATGGCAGAAGACGAATTTGCGAAACTTATTAAAGAACAAAAACGTGCGGTAGCAGTTAGACTTCATGCTCACTTGATTTGCAGAGTGACTTCCATTGATGGGAATCGTTGCGATTTACAGCCATTGGCGTTAAGCGGTAGAAACAAACGTAGCTTGATACCTGGTGCGCTAATTTTGAAACACGTCCGTGAAGATTTGAAAGTTGGGGATGATGTTTGGGTTGGTTTTCACGATAATAATATCGACAATTATGTTGAGGGGTCTGGTGAAACGTTTAAACTCGCCTCATCAAGGTTGCATAATATTAACGATGCTGTTGTGGAAGGAGTAATCACATGAAAGATATTCGTATCGAAGACGGTGATTTGGTGATGAATTCGTCTGTTGATTTCGAGCTAGTGGAAGATAACGATGAAGTCGTTCAAGCAGTCAGAAATATTTTGAGTATTCGTTTGGGTGAATTTGTTTACGATAACGAAGTTGGACTTGATTACAGTGAGTTAAACAACAAAAATTTTAACTTGGATTATTTGCAAGGTGATTTTGAAGATGCCTTGGCGAAAGATTCGAGAATTGAAAGTATTAAATCAATTGAGTTCGACTTCAATCCCAGAAGTCGAACTCTTTTTGTTAAACTCGCGCTGGCTGGACGGTTGAATGAAATTGATTTGGAAATGGAGGTAGGAAATGACACTGACTGATGTTGGTTTTGATAGTAACGATTATGAAGATGTGCTTGAG
This is a stretch of genomic DNA from Periweissella cryptocerci. It encodes these proteins:
- a CDS encoding phage baseplate protein, which codes for MGQLKYTTTSKVCVKKARYKKNKKGKYVLKKGKKILISKAVYKNQKKTHKIPFFALQESINEPNDSTSHSVDFGSPITDHIKEGDQTISLSGLFRDGHSKEFKTARDQYTKLKALKNKGTVFQWRGRIKRSSFIITNLTRSYEKLAPGKIEAQVELKHIRRVKLIWKSKKKKNSGKKQSSGGKNGAAVYVTVKKGNTYQGWALKYGTSLKQLRAWNKWKDNAIPVGKRARVK
- a CDS encoding phage baseplate plug family protein; its protein translation is MTIRNYIPIDKDNLPERFEFDFGEETFIFEFKFNERMGYFTASVFDEDEDAIVVGEKLIYGEPLWNDLNNELLPIVSIVPFDESGNETEITFDNFGETVFLFIDDIALDGEDDGGVADGD
- a CDS encoding phage protein; translation: MATNVYLYQPMYKLTIINNKGAKMVIETLHIEFNSPFTSDSDPSTTTIAITNLSKKHQVRIKRGMHVILEAGYKGDVGVITEGNISSIPPKLDDGIDRVFTITVLEGADYSKKKNVNITFKKKANASTIINRIAKKAGIPVGKFKLAIDKSYEAGYAADGSPIEIIGEIVENCESKMFYDRGKLKIGLPTDFKSSRLVLSQEGGLIDEPQQMEYGDVTGWSMTSLFNHRLTTNAVINIESNFVNGKYHIVSGEHAFNGLEFTTMIEVVSQTRLEVQLKKAKAAYRREQIKAARARARENAEKDVPKTTVKKKPKDKTINSVTKHSTVKNPDGSTTRTTVTTTVRKDTKGKKTTTVTTTVTTKFKDGSTTSITKKKVS
- a CDS encoding DUF2634 domain-containing protein produces the protein MKDIRIEDGDLVMNSSVDFELVEDNDEVVQAVRNILSIRLGEFVYDNEVGLDYSELNNKNFNLDYLQGDFEDALAKDSRIESIKSIEFDFNPRSRTLFVKLALAGRLNEIDLEMEVGNDTD